The window CCAGGTTCTCTGAGGCCCCAGCTCCTGGCCACCCGGGCTTTCAGGGTCTGtgtccagccctgcctcccttACCAAGCCAGGTGCTCCTGAGGATAGGAAGCAACAAACTCCTATGCATCCCTCAGAGCCCAGCTCTAAGGCCCTGCTTTCCCACCTTCCTGTTGAACTCTCTATCTATAATTGGGCTGCAGGGCTTTGGGGCTCAGAATCTGGATATCGTGTCCTGCATCCCACAAGCCCCTTCCCTTCACTCCAGGGGGACAGTAAttcctccttcccctgcccccatcacAAAGTCAAAGTCTCCAACTGGATGGTTCTCCAGAGTCTCCGGGGCTAGAAGTGGGGGAGGGGTCCTGCCTGCACCCCACCCTCCTGCTGTTTCCTTGACGACCTCTCCACCCTTCCTTATCACCCCCCTGCCCACTTCCATCAATGCCTCTCTGTGCTCACCCAGCCCTGCGTCTTCTATAAACATCCGCCTGCTGCTGAGCCAGGGCCCAGGGTCCTGGGAGAAGCCTAACTCAGAGCCTAACTCAGCATCCCGGGTGGGCCAGGTGGGTGCTGGGGGTGCCTCTGGGGCCGGGTGTGCCACTGACACCTGGTGTTGCTTGTCTCTCTCCTTCTTGAGCTGGAAAATGAAGTTGGGGGGGATCTGAGGCCCATCTTACCACCTCCCCTCCAGGCTGTTTGTTCCTTGGGGATTTGGCGACTTAGGAAGCAGCAAGGGTTGGCAGGAGGTGGTTCTGAGATGtcctgctggggctggggagaggaaacCAGGTTCCCAGGTCCAGGGCACTGTGGTGGGGGCGGAGGGAGCAGTGGGGACAGAGGGGGCGGGAGCCAGATTCCATCTCTGCAGGGGAGGCAGGCCTGCCCTCAGGGCCACGATAGGGGCCCAGCAGCCTTCACTGTTGTTTATTGACACCTGCTGTATGTCAGCTGGGCACGAGGTGGGGTACTCCATGTGAGCAGGACAGTGTGGGGACCACAGACAGTAAACCTGTTATTTCACTGCCCAGGGGAGAAGTATAATTGGGGGCTTCTCCACTGTCAGGAAGGTGCCAGGCAGACTGACCTGAGACCTGGGGGCTCCCTTGGCTGGGAGGCACGTTTTCAGGGGCTCAGACCATCAAGGTGGGCAGAAGTGGAGAGAAGGCCTGCAGGGAGGGGcccctctctcctggctggccCACCTCTCTGCTATCTAAACTGCAAAGTAGATTAACCAGCCCTGCTTCCCCACTGCAGAGCCCTGGGGGACCTGGAGGGAGCCAGCCTCTGGGAACACAGCGGAGTTGTTTTAGTAGCTGTTGGTTGTAGAAGGAATAACAGAGGCTGTGTTTCTCATGCTGGGCCCCCAGGTTGGCCCTGAAGCACCCCCTCATCCACAGATGAACAGCATGAACCCAGATCACtgatggaaacactgagagacacagCTGCCTCGGGGCTCTTGCAAGCTGGGGTCTGACCCAGTGACCCTGCCCCCAGGGGATGCTGAGTGTCACACTGGGTGGAGCAGGGATGCTTCTTTACCCCGTATAATGCCAGGGGCAGCCCTCCAGAGGCCCAGCTGCCTTGGGTCAGCTGTGCCAGGGGTACCCATTCTCACTGATGTGCCAAGTGACAGCACCCCCCTCTCCACAGGGACACCTGTGAACCGCATCCCCATCATGGCGAAGCAGGTGCTCGACCTGTTCATGTTGTACGTGCTGGTGACAGAGAAGGGTGGCCTGGTGGAGGTCATCAACAAGAAGCTGTGGCGGGAGAtcaccaagggactgaacctgcccACATCCATCACCAGCGCTGCCTTCACGCTGCGCACCCAGTAAGTGCCCTCTCACACCATGCAGAAAGGACCCTAGGTAGAAAGGACCACAGAGCAGGGGGTCATGGAAAGTCTCGGCCTTTCGGCCCTGCTGGTTGAATGCTCAAGAATTAGCAGGTGGTGGTCGTGGGGATGGGACGTGCTGCAGGACAGGCATCACGATAGAGGGAACAGCATAGGTGAGGACAGGGGCTCAGAGGACCTGTGGGCAtccaggcagggaggtggggcttGGCTTCAAGCAGACCCCCAAGGTGTCCTGGGTGCCATCCTGCCTCTTGTCCCTGCCCACAGGTATATGAAGTACCTGTACCCCTACGAGTGTGAGAAGCGTGGCCTCAGCAACCCCAACGAGCTCCAGGCAGCCATCGACAGCAATCGGAGGGAGGGCCGGCGCCAGAGCTTTGGGGGCTCCCTCTTCGCCTACTCGCCGGGCGGGGCCCACAGCATGCTGTCCTCGCCCAAGCTGCCTGTGTCCTCCCTGGGCCTGGCCGCCAGCACCAACGGCAGCTCCATCACCCCAGCCCCCAAGATCAAGAAAGGTGAGGGCTGCGCAGGGCCTGGGGCCTGATCATGATTCTCCTTTAGCCTGGCAGTGTGACCTAGGGATGGGgatgtctctttccctttctgggtGACCAGGAAGATAGGCCCCAAAGTAGGTGTGGAAGGGGGCTACCTACCCACCAGTGGTATGCCTATGGCAGATATTACTAGTCAATTGCTGTTCCTTCCAGCCTTGGCCCATGGCAGGCAGACCTCTCTAATCAATTTGTTTCCCCTAAACCTGTGCCCTTGGTGTACATCACGAATCAATAGTTGTTACCTCCAATTCTGTGCCAAGGTGGACAAGGCAAACCATGCCCAATTTTCCTATCCTTTGCTCATGGCAAACATTGCTGATTAATCACTCTTTTATTGTAGCATTGGTCCAGGCTGCTGCCCCTGGTTATCTCTAGTCCCTTGCATGTGGGAGACATTGCTAGTTGATCACTGTATTCTTTTCCCTTTGAGCTTTAAAATTCTTCTAAACACATGGTCCCAGTGTGGGTCATCAAACTGACTGTAATCATCCTTGAAGCTATTGCTCAGTGCTCACTGCCCCTTTCTGAGCCTAGCTCTCGTTATGGGTAAATATGCAGGAGATTATACCTTTGTGGAGTTGTTGGGGACCTTCAGTGTGTAAAATGCCCAGCGTGCAACACCCTAGACCCCATCTGTGGCAGACATTACCAGTCGATCACGGAGCCTCTGAATCCTTCCTAACACAGAATCACCAACAGCTCATGTGGCAGCCTGGCCTCAAGCAGGCTGGTGCACCTGTCCGAGGTCCCGTTTCTCATCTGCCACACGAACTGCGACTCCCTATGTCACAGACTTGGCCCAGGTATCCAGGGTGATCTCCCAGCACCCTGAGAATTCAGGGCTGGTTAGATCTAAGGTGAAGGAGATCTCACCAGTGTCAGCTCCTCCAACCTCCATGGACCTCTGTTtaccccaccccagcctcagggAGTCACAGCCATACCTGTGAATATCATTAAGCATCTGTTCTCTGCGAGCCCTGTGCTGGAGCTCAGGAGGACAGTGGGGAACAAAAGAGAGATCTGAACCCGATGGAGCTCATGAGGGAGCTGGGGAAAGATGGTTGTAATGGGTCTGAGGGGCTCTTTGGAGCCAAGAGTAGCAGAGGTGGCTGCAGAGACTCCAGGGCAGAGGGGCTGGCAAGTGCAAAAGTTGCAATGGGGTCCATCCTGGAGAGGCAGCCCCCGGCCACTAGGGAGAGACTCAGGAGGAAGAATTGGGAGAAGAGAGAGTGGGTCACAGTGGGACCAGTGAGTGGGAATGATGGGGTTGTTTGTTTCAACCGCTGGAGAGGAGAATGGTCCAGAGCTGGTTCTGGGCTTGGGCTGCATGCGTTTGATTTCAGCTCAACTTCTCTTCAGCTCAATGGCCTCAGGAAAGTTATCcatcctctctgagccttggctttCTCAGCAGTAAAGTGGAGAAGAGGGTGTCTAGGTAGAAATGGGGCTGTTGAGATGGTTCACATTAAGTGCTTTAGACAAGATGTGGCGAGCTCTTCTTGCAGTTAGTATTGTATGTGTATGTAATGTGTGCTACTATGGTCTTTGTATAATACTACTTAATAATGCCAAGCAGTACTGTATACTATCACTAGTATTGTTACCATTATGGTGGTATCTGATGTCAGCCTGAGAGTAGAAAGGCTCTTAGCACTTGTGTTTGTTCCAAAATCTGTCCACTTcatccctggagaggaaatgagcACCCCATCAGGGAAGGTATTCAAGGAGGCACCTTCCTGCCTTGTGTGGGAAGCAGGGACTAAGCTAcctccattcccttctggccacCAACTCCTCTTCTCTCCTGTCCAGAGGAGGATGCAGCCATCCCTATCACAGTCCCCGGCCGCCTGCCAGTCTCCCTGGCAGGTCACCCAGTGGTGGCGGCCCAGGCAGTAGCAGCCCAGGCGGCCGTGGCAGCCCAGGCAGCTGCCCTGGAGCAACTTAGGGAGAAACTGGAGTCTGGGGAGCCTCCCGAGAAGAAGATGGCCCTGGTGGCAGAGGAACAGCAGCGGCTGATGCAGCGGGCACTTCAGCAGAACTTCCTGGCCATGACAGCACAGTTGCCTATGAGCATCCGGATCAACAGCCAAGGTACCACCCCAGCACTCAGACCCTCTGTGCTTCTTGCACAAGCACAAGAGAAGGGCCTCATAGCCAACATATGTAAAGAGTGCCTACagatcaacaagaaaaaaaagattaacagaCCAGTACAAGGAATGGGCAGCTGGGACTCATCATGCATACTCAGTCGTATGCAACtgtacaactccatggactatagcctgccaggcttctctgtccatgggattctccatgcaagaatactagagtagtttgccatttcctcctgcaggggatctttccaacccagggattgaacccaccacgtctcctgtggctcctgcattggcagatggattctttgccactgagtcacctggggagtACAACTTATAAACTAATAGGAAAAATTGTTCAACTCCATGTCTTTGGGGCTCTGCAAGTTAACTAGGGGATACCATTTTTCATCCATCAGAGTTTGATAATATCAAATATTGTTCAGGATGTGGTAGAAATGGGCCCCCTTGGTCCTGCTGGTGGGCGTGTAAACAGGTGACAACttggcagtctttttttttttttttgactgtgcctcggaacatgtgggatcttagttccctgaccagggatcaaacctgtgcctgctgcattggaagcatggagcgttaaccactggactgccaggaaagtcccggGAATGTCTTTTAAAGATAGAAGATGTACTTGCCCCAGGACTGGGTGATTCTGCTTGGTATCTAGAGCAGAGTTGATGCAAGGGCTCAGGGAAACTCAGGTGTCCAAGGATGTTCACTGCAGATGTTTGCATGATGTCCCTAGTGTGTCCATCAGTAGGGGAATGAATGAACCAAGGCTGGAATActttggccattaaaaagaatgacatgatttgggcttccctggtgactcagacaataaagaatctgcaatgcaggagatccaggttcaatccctggatcggtaagatctcctggagaagggaatggcaacccagtattcttgcctggagaatccccatggacacaggaacctggcgggttacagtccatagggttgcaaagagtcggacacgactgagtgactaagcacaagcacattGCTTAAGACTTGTAatcatgctgtacacctgaaaaacttaacattgtaaatcaactatactccaataaaaattattagaaaaggacttccccggcagtccagtggctaagactttccacttccactgcagggggcacgagacttccatccctggttgaggagctaagatcccacctgctttgcagtgaagccaaaaaattaagaaaaaaaatttttttaattattagggGAAAACAAGAGTTGTAatcatgcaaaaaagcaaattcaagacAAATACATTcttattcaataagtatttgttgaatacctactgtgtgcGCTGCTGAGAGATCAGGTCTGAAGCTTTGTGAAGCTTCACATCTGGTGGGGATGACCCACATGATACAGCTCATTGCATGGGGGCTGGTTTTCGGTGACAAAgggtgttttttcttcttcccgCAGCCTCCGAGAGCCGCCAGGACTCGGCTGCGAACCTGACCAGCACCAACGGCAGCAACAGTATTAGCATGTCAGTAGAGATTAATGGAATCATGTACACAGGTAGGCTGGCCTGGCATGCACGCCCACTTTGACCATGTCTTTCCGGAGTCCTGGTTGCCCCTCCGGTGTGGCTGGCTTCAGCCCAGAGCTCTTCCCTTATGAGACTAGAGTATGAGAGATAGTCTGTGTCTTATACTTAGCCAGGTGCTCAGCAAGTACTAAGTGCTCAGCATGGTCATATCACGTGTTGTGTACTTCAAAAATAATGTGGTCAGACCCATGACTCCTATAGGCCACCAGGTGGCAATGTTGACACAGAACAGCTCTGTTGCTGTAAAGACCCCATGAGGGGAGGCTTGAGGAAGTGGTGGTGTCCTGGGGGAGAGGGACTTTGCTGGGAATCGCTCAGGAATGGCTTGCCCCTGTCATGTGACCTTTTACATTCTCCACGACTTATCTCTCCTCCTGTCCTTGCACCAGGAGTGCTGTTTGCCCAGCCGCCGGCCCCCACGCCACCCTCCGCTCCCAGCAAAGGTGGAGGCAGCAGCAGCCGGGGAGGAAACAGCGGgaccaacagcagcagcagcagcagtgcaggcAGCCAGGCAGGGCCGGCAGGGATGTCTGCACCCCCCACATCTACCTCAAACAACTCATTGCCTTAACCGCTACACTCCCCACCCTGGGAACCTGCCAGAATGGGCAGGGGGTCCAGGTGGGCCAAGCAGGGGCTGGGATGGCGGAAGATacgggtggggaggggaggtatCCACAGAGGAGCGACAGCTTAacgccaaaaagaaaagaaaaatatatatacatatatatatatatatatatatatataaaagaaaatttaataaaacaggGGAAAACCAAGGAACACTTGAATTACTCAGGTTTTGGACATTCAGAGATGAATTGTGAGAATatcaaaggaaattagaaatgaGAGAGGCAAATGTCTACTAGGGCTCTCCTGAAGCCCTGGTGGACCCATGTGGACTGGTGTCTGGTTTCAACAGGCCAATCCTGTTTACCTCATACATCCCTGCactgtgttttttcatttttatctgttttttttctttgcttttttttttgtccgTTTGTCACACACTCACCACACCCAGCTCCTTGTGTTGAATGAAACCCCTGAGCCAAGATCAgttgaatttttttgttgttgcttttgggaactgttgttgtttttttaaaagaaatagtgaAATTCAAACTCTATAGGGTTTTTAAGAGGTtttaggggttttgttttgtaaatattctattttattcttgggggaggaatcaaacctaggaaaaggatatatatatatctatatatttgtgTTCATTCAGGGAAACtggacttgaaaaagaaaaaaaaaaaagcaaaaaaacccaaGTAATACCCTTTATTTTTCCCATGACTGATTTGGGTTCGGTTGTGCATTTCCTGTGGTGCAGTGGGCCCAGGACACTGGATGCCTGGGCTGGAGTCAGCAGAGCCGATGAACTCAGGTgctgtgggctgggctgggctggctggggtggggggtgcatgGCGGGGTCCTGGGGGAAGAGGGGCAGGGATGCTGAATGCTAGATGTCACCGGACTTGTGTTTCAGGCTGGGCTCCTCAGTCGGGAGCCCTGAAGTCTTAACTCAAAAGGAGAaattgctggggtggggggtgctcccCTGCCAACCCCAGGCTCCTGTCTCAGGGATGAACACGGCCTGGGGACTGGCCTTGCCTGAGAGCACTGCTTCTGGGGATGCCATGTCTGGGGATGGGGGTGAGCCAGCCTTAGCTCAGGATGAGGTTTCTGGGGCCATGGCACCCTgaaccccctcaccccaccccactcccattctcatctctttaactTTGTCCCTCTAAATGCTGGgagccctgcagtgactcgaggaACTACAGGCCGAGGGGGCCCTGCACTCCTCCCCCTCCTCAACCctgttccctgggtcagaaggcaGGCATTGGTGGCATGCAGCTGGGGGTCAGGGGCACCTGCACATCCGTCCTCCTTAAGCCCAGGTGTGCTTTTGGGGGCCCAGTTTCCTTCCGTCCATGGGACCAGGTAGTGTTGGCTAGGGCTGTGCCTCCCTCATGCGAGGTAGCGAGGTAGTGCTTTTTCACATCCgtctgagggtgggggtgggctgggaaGAACGCAGCTGTTCCCAGGTGAGCCTGGAAACTCTAATTGGACCCTGGAGCCCGGCCTAACCAGACCGGAGGGGTGGGGCGCCACCAGCAGCCTGCTGTCTCCCAACCCAGGCGTCATCTTGTTGCCTTGGAGACCTTGGGGGTGGTCCTGAGCCCCCAGTCTCATCGGGTTTGCCTTCCTGTGGGGTGAGGTGTGTCTCTGGGAGGGAACCCATTTCTTTGGTGTATCTCAGGGTTGCTGACGCCCCCCACCTTCCCAGGAGAGGGTGGCACAGGGCTTGGGCCTTTCTTCCTGCTTCCGGAACAGTCTCCCCTCCTGTCGTCTCCCACTGCAGCGGCACAATCATTGTGGGAGGGTGATCCTTTTGTTCCCAGACACAATCTGCCCCCTCTTGTTTGccgttttctcttctctctctgctcttccctcACCTGACCCCGAGAGTGTGTGGGGCTGCCCTCTGCCCCCTACCCGCTTCCTGCCGGCCTCATAGAGGGGGGGTGTCTGCTGCGAGTTTCGGTTTCTACCTCAGGTCTGACTCTTGATGCCAAAACCCCCGCCCAGGTGCCCACCTCCCTAGCCTCCAGTTCAGGGTCCCACGCATGTGTGCTGTTGCATCGACCTGTGTCGCGGGGACCCGGCATCAGGGGACAGAGCTTCGTGCAGGCaatgccccaccccaccctgcatcTGACTCAGGGTGTGCCTGTGGTGCTGGGCAACGCTGATGATTGTAGGGGAGGGGGCATGGGCCCAGGAGGGGGGACCCACCAGCCATGGGAATAGCAGGGGGTCCTGGGGCCAGGAGGGACTTCGTCCTCCAAGGGGCCCTGCCTCTGCCTAGGTCGCTTCAATCAGCACCCCCACACTCCCAGCCCCACCGCTACCTATTGGTGTGGGTTTCTGGGGTGCACTTAGCACCCTTTATGCAAACCCGGGGGACCGGGGTTGAGTGCTGTTCATTCCTGAACAGGTGGGGCTTAGCAGCATGCCTTGGATGGGGACCCCCAAACTCAGGGTGGAGAGGGGCTCGAGGGGTACCCCTGATCTGCTGATGCTTGTGGACGGGCTGCTTCTAGAACCTTCCTTGTGACCTCCAAACTGGCCGCAGGTCTGTAGCTGTCCAgctggggggtgggcgggggtggggggtgggcacgGGGTGGCGGGTTGGTTTGTAATAGTTGTGTGTTTGTACAGTCACTTTTCTCACTGTTAGCATT is drawn from Bos mutus isolate GX-2022 chromosome 7, NWIPB_WYAK_1.1, whole genome shotgun sequence and contains these coding sequences:
- the ARID3A gene encoding AT-rich interactive domain-containing protein 3A, giving the protein MKLQAVMETLLQRQQRARQELEARQPPPPSEPPARTRATLEEDREPESARMQRAQMAALAAMRAAAAGLGHAPSPSSEDGPPGSEVEDVALEGAPGSPTPPSRGREAASLPMGDGRFEDAGSDDDLKPKWEEEEEEEEEEELEEDLGDDEEDEEDEDYEDEEGLGPPGAASLGPAALFPRKAQPLQAFRGDSGSRALGGQERPGTGPAVPGGAAHAAPQLQPPDHGDWTYEEQFKQLYELDADPKRKEFLDDLFSFMQKRGTPVNRIPIMAKQVLDLFMLYVLVTEKGGLVEVINKKLWREITKGLNLPTSITSAAFTLRTQYMKYLYPYECEKRGLSNPNELQAAIDSNRREGRRQSFGGSLFAYSPGGAHSMLSSPKLPVSSLGLAASTNGSSITPAPKIKKEEDAAIPITVPGRLPVSLAGHPVVAAQAVAAQAAVAAQAAALEQLREKLESGEPPEKKMALVAEEQQRLMQRALQQNFLAMTAQLPMSIRINSQASESRQDSAANLTSTNGSNSISMSVEINGIMYTGVLFAQPPAPTPPSAPSKGGGSSSRGGNSGTNSSSSSSAGSQAGPAGMSAPPTSTSNNSLP